In one Salipiger abyssi genomic region, the following are encoded:
- a CDS encoding DUF1127 domain-containing protein, giving the protein MAFQSAVHHHEAPFFSRVLHAIGHMFVAIGESNPRLKRVEALQRLSDAELAEKGLRREDIVRHVFQDLFYV; this is encoded by the coding sequence ATGGCATTTCAAAGCGCCGTACATCATCACGAAGCACCGTTTTTCTCGCGCGTTCTGCACGCGATCGGTCACATGTTCGTCGCCATCGGCGAGTCGAACCCGCGCCTGAAACGCGTCGAAGCGCTTCAGCGTCTGTCCGACGCCGAGCTGGCCGAAAAGGGCCTGCGCCGCGAAGACATCGTGCGCCACGTTTTCCAGGATCTGTTCTACGTCTGA
- a CDS encoding inositol monophosphatase family protein, producing MQGSANLNIMIKAARKAGRSLVKDFREVENLQVSMKGAGDFVSKADIAAEAILKEELLGARPTYGWLGEEGGGQDGADPTRRWIVDPLDGTTNFLHGLPHWAISIALEHKGQIVAGVVFDPAKDEMFYAEKGNGAWLNDSRRLRVSGRSRMIEAIFATGVPFAAKKTLPATLKDLARLMPECAGVRRWGAAALDLAYVAAGRYDGYWERELNLWDIAAGYLIAQEAGALVDAVREGQAPLEAGTILCANNAIFDSFAKVIRES from the coding sequence ATGCAGGGCAGTGCCAATCTCAACATCATGATCAAGGCGGCGCGCAAGGCGGGCCGCTCGCTGGTGAAGGATTTCCGCGAGGTCGAGAACCTTCAGGTCTCGATGAAGGGCGCGGGCGATTTCGTCAGCAAGGCCGATATCGCCGCCGAGGCGATCCTCAAGGAAGAGCTGCTGGGCGCGCGGCCGACCTATGGCTGGCTCGGCGAGGAGGGCGGCGGCCAGGACGGCGCCGATCCGACGCGCCGCTGGATCGTCGATCCGCTCGACGGCACCACCAACTTTCTGCACGGGCTGCCGCACTGGGCGATCTCCATCGCGCTGGAGCACAAGGGCCAGATCGTCGCCGGCGTGGTCTTCGACCCGGCCAAGGACGAGATGTTCTATGCCGAGAAGGGCAATGGCGCCTGGCTCAACGATTCCCGCCGGCTGCGGGTCTCGGGGCGGTCGCGGATGATCGAGGCGATCTTTGCCACCGGCGTGCCCTTTGCCGCGAAAAAGACCCTGCCGGCGACGCTGAAGGATCTCGCCCGGCTGATGCCGGAATGCGCCGGTGTGCGGCGCTGGGGGGCGGCGGCGCTGGATCTCGCCTACGTGGCGGCGGGCCGCTACGATGGCTACTGGGAGCGCGAGCTGAACCTCTGGGACATCGCCGCGGGCTATCTCATCGCGCAGGAGGCCGGCGCGCTGGTCGACGCGGTCCGCGAGGGGCAGGCGCCGCTTGAGGCGGGCACGATCCTCTGCGCCAACAATGCGATCTTCGACAGCTTCGCCAAGGTGATCCGCGAGAGCTGA
- the ureG gene encoding urease accessory protein UreG — protein sequence MASPNGPLRVGLGGPVGAGKTTLTAALARALRDRLSMAVVTNDIYTREDAEELMRQQVLPLDRIKGVETGGCPHTAIREDASINLAAIAELNAAFPDLDLILIESGGDNLSATFSPELADVTIYVIDTAAGEEIPRKGGPAITKSDILVINKTDLAPYVGASLDVMERDATKMRAGRPFVFASLRQGQGVDEVVTLLAQIGGLPLVEAAE from the coding sequence ATGGCATCCCCGAACGGACCTTTGCGCGTGGGCCTCGGCGGCCCGGTGGGCGCCGGCAAGACCACGCTGACCGCGGCGCTCGCCCGGGCGCTGCGCGACCGGCTGTCCATGGCGGTGGTCACCAACGACATCTACACCCGCGAGGATGCCGAGGAACTGATGCGCCAGCAGGTGCTGCCGCTCGACCGCATCAAGGGGGTGGAGACCGGCGGCTGCCCGCATACCGCGATCCGCGAGGATGCCTCGATCAACCTTGCCGCCATTGCCGAGCTGAACGCGGCTTTCCCCGATCTCGACCTGATCCTGATCGAATCCGGGGGCGACAACCTCTCGGCGACCTTCTCGCCGGAACTGGCCGACGTGACGATCTATGTGATCGACACCGCCGCCGGCGAGGAGATCCCGCGCAAGGGCGGGCCGGCGATCACCAAATCCGACATCCTGGTGATCAACAAGACCGATCTCGCGCCTTATGTGGGCGCCTCGCTCGACGTGATGGAGCGCGACGCGACAAAGATGCGCGCCGGGCGGCCCTTTGTCTTTGCCTCGCTGCGCCAGGGGCAGGGGGTGGACGAGGTCGTCACGCTGCTGGCGCAGATCGGCGGGCTGCCCCTGGTCGAAGCCGCCGAGTAG
- a CDS encoding urease accessory protein UreF has translation MSTDAALTLHQLFSPAFPVGAFAYSHGLETVVQAGQVGDADSLLAWLEAVLRHGAGWSDAVLMAQAARGADPETLSELGRALSPSAERRLETEQQGNAFAATVSEVWGLEIPPSPYPVAVGRAVRALELPLAEALRLYLLAFASNLASAGVRLVPLGQTEGQRVVAALAPLCAALAKQAEAADLDEVGGFAPLIDIASQRHDMLYSRLFRS, from the coding sequence ATGAGCACTGACGCGGCGCTGACCCTGCACCAGCTCTTCTCTCCGGCCTTCCCGGTCGGGGCCTTCGCCTATTCCCACGGGCTCGAAACCGTGGTGCAGGCGGGGCAGGTGGGCGATGCCGACAGCCTGCTGGCCTGGCTGGAGGCGGTGCTGCGCCACGGTGCCGGCTGGTCGGACGCGGTGCTGATGGCTCAGGCGGCACGGGGCGCGGATCCGGAAACGCTCTCCGAGCTGGGCCGCGCGCTCTCGCCCTCCGCCGAGCGGCGGCTGGAGACTGAGCAGCAGGGAAATGCCTTTGCCGCGACGGTTTCGGAGGTCTGGGGGCTGGAGATCCCGCCATCCCCCTATCCCGTGGCGGTCGGGCGCGCGGTGCGGGCGCTGGAACTGCCGCTGGCGGAGGCGCTGCGGCTCTACCTTCTGGCCTTTGCCTCCAACCTCGCGAGCGCCGGCGTGCGTCTGGTGCCGCTCGGCCAGACCGAGGGCCAGCGCGTGGTGGCGGCGCTGGCGCCGCTCTGCGCGGCGCTGGCAAAACAGGCGGAAGCGGCGGATCTCGACGAGGTCGGTGGCTTCGCACCGCTGATCGACATTGCCAGCCAGCGCCACGACATGCTCTATTCGCGGCTCTTCAGATCGTAA
- a CDS encoding helix-turn-helix domain-containing protein yields the protein MNDTTDWYGPDAATFGDRIAASREAAGMGQEKLARRMGIKLKTLQGWENDLSEPRANKLQMLAGLLNVSMGWLLTGEGEGLAAPEGDGGTLPADINEALLEIRALKTQIQTAGDRLGRLEKTLRQLLKEEA from the coding sequence ATGAACGACACAACAGACTGGTACGGCCCCGACGCCGCCACCTTCGGCGACCGCATTGCGGCCTCGCGCGAGGCCGCGGGCATGGGCCAGGAGAAACTGGCGCGGCGCATGGGCATCAAGCTCAAGACGCTTCAGGGCTGGGAAAACGATCTCTCGGAGCCCCGCGCCAACAAGTTGCAGATGCTGGCCGGGCTGCTCAACGTGTCGATGGGCTGGCTGCTCACCGGCGAGGGCGAGGGGCTCGCGGCGCCCGAGGGCGATGGCGGCACCCTGCCCGCGGATATCAACGAGGCGCTGCTGGAGATCCGCGCGCTCAAGACCCAGATCCAGACCGCCGGCGACCGGCTGGGACGGCTGGAAAAGACCCTGCGCCAGCTGCTGAAGGAAGAGGCATGA
- a CDS encoding succinate dehydrogenase assembly factor 2, with product MSETPEHRLKRLSMRSMRRGIKEMDIILMRYSEAKLAQMDAAQLDAYEALLEENDQDLYQWVSGQRPAPDALRGLIDDIATTACNR from the coding sequence ATGAGCGAAACTCCGGAACACCGCCTGAAACGGCTGTCGATGCGTTCCATGCGGCGCGGCATCAAGGAGATGGACATCATCCTCATGCGCTATTCCGAGGCGAAGCTGGCGCAGATGGATGCGGCGCAGCTCGACGCTTACGAGGCGCTGCTGGAGGAGAACGACCAGGATCTCTATCAGTGGGTTTCGGGCCAGCGCCCGGCGCCCGATGCCCTGCGCGGGCTGATTGACGATATCGCCACGACCGCCTGCAACCGCTGA
- a CDS encoding c-type cytochrome, which translates to MKLKAFATSVASLGSLAVAATAEPDLARGEYLVRGPAGCGNCHTPLGPDGPVPGMELAGRLVDKNPVFTAYAPNITPASRIADWSDAELARAIREGLRPDGSLIGPPMPFAMYRGLGDDDLASIVAFLRTLAPVENEVPPSEYNIPLPPAYGPPVETVTAPPQGVTVAYGAYLAGPVAHCMECHSPMGPQGPMTDPAHLGQGGFEFHGPWGTSIAANLTSHEDGLAGYSDAELKAMIAEGKRTDGSEMLPPMPYGYLAGMTPEDLDAVILYLRSLPPLPDA; encoded by the coding sequence ATGAAGTTGAAGGCGTTCGCGACGTCGGTCGCCAGCCTCGGCAGCCTTGCCGTGGCAGCCACCGCAGAGCCGGATCTGGCGCGCGGCGAATATCTCGTTCGGGGGCCGGCGGGCTGCGGCAATTGCCACACGCCGCTGGGCCCGGACGGGCCGGTGCCGGGCATGGAGCTGGCCGGACGGCTGGTCGACAAGAACCCGGTCTTCACGGCCTATGCGCCCAATATCACCCCCGCGAGCCGCATCGCGGACTGGAGCGATGCAGAGCTGGCGCGCGCGATCCGCGAGGGGCTGCGGCCCGACGGCTCGCTGATCGGGCCGCCGATGCCCTTTGCCATGTATCGTGGGCTGGGCGACGACGATCTTGCCTCGATCGTCGCCTTCCTGCGCACGCTGGCGCCGGTGGAGAACGAGGTGCCGCCTTCCGAATACAACATCCCCCTGCCCCCGGCTTACGGCCCGCCGGTCGAGACCGTGACCGCGCCGCCGCAGGGCGTCACGGTGGCATACGGCGCCTATCTCGCCGGCCCGGTCGCGCATTGCATGGAGTGTCACTCGCCGATGGGCCCGCAAGGCCCGATGACCGACCCGGCGCATCTCGGACAGGGCGGGTTCGAATTCCACGGCCCCTGGGGCACCTCCATCGCCGCCAACCTCACCAGCCACGAGGACGGTCTGGCGGGCTACAGCGACGCCGAGCTGAAAGCGATGATCGCGGAGGGCAAGCGGACCGACGGCAGCGAGATGCTGCCACCCATGCCCTATGGCTATCTCGCCGGGATGACGCCCGAGGATCTCGACGCGGTCATCCTCTACCTGCGCAGCCTGCCGCCGCTGCCCGACGCCTGA
- a CDS encoding VOC family protein — translation MGIRYLHTMVRVKDLEKSLAFYKLLGLKERRRSESEKGRFTLVFLCPPEQDDGTADVELTYNWDGDEGLPSDSRHFGHLAYTVPDIYEMCQTLMDNGVTINRPPRDGHMAFVRSPDNVSIELLQQGDALPPQEPWASMENTGHW, via the coding sequence ATGGGCATCCGGTATCTGCACACCATGGTCCGCGTGAAGGACCTGGAAAAATCTCTCGCATTCTACAAGCTTCTCGGGCTGAAGGAGCGCCGCCGCAGCGAAAGCGAAAAGGGCCGCTTCACCCTGGTTTTCCTCTGCCCGCCGGAACAGGATGACGGCACCGCGGATGTGGAGCTGACCTATAACTGGGACGGCGACGAGGGGCTGCCCTCGGATTCGCGGCATTTCGGCCATCTCGCCTATACCGTGCCGGATATCTACGAGATGTGTCAGACGCTCATGGACAATGGCGTGACCATCAACCGGCCGCCGCGCGACGGGCATATGGCCTTTGTGCGCTCGCCCGACAATGTGTCGATCGAGCTCTTGCAGCAGGGCGATGCGCTGCCGCCGCAGGAGCCCTGGGCGAGCATGGAAAATACAGGCCATTGGTAA
- a CDS encoding pyridoxal phosphate-dependent aminotransferase: MAFLSDTLARVKPSPTVAVTQLANELKAQGKDVIGLGAGEPDFDTPDNIKEAAIAAIHAGKTKYTAPDGIIELKQAICAKFKRENGLDYEPAQISVSTGGKQVLYNAFMATLNPGDEVIIPAPYWVSYPDMVLLGQGTPVIVEGKPELGYKITPEMLEAAITPKTKWFLFNSPSNPTGAGYSRAELKALTDVLMRHPHVWVMTDDMYEHLAYDGFEFCTPAQVEPALYDRTLTCNGVSKAYAMTGWRIGYAGGPKELIAAMRKIQSQSTTNPCSISQWAAVEALTRPQDFLVEWVEVFKRRRNLVVSALNAIEGIECPTPEGAFYVYPSIAGLLGKTSAGGTLIENDETFARALLEEAGVAVVFGAAFGLSPNFRISYATSDAALEEACNRIAAFCEGLV, encoded by the coding sequence ATGGCTTTTCTCTCCGATACCCTCGCCCGTGTGAAACCCTCGCCCACGGTGGCCGTCACCCAGCTCGCCAACGAGCTGAAGGCGCAGGGCAAGGATGTCATTGGACTCGGTGCCGGCGAGCCCGATTTTGACACGCCCGACAATATCAAGGAGGCGGCGATTGCGGCCATCCATGCGGGAAAAACGAAATACACCGCGCCGGACGGGATCATCGAGCTGAAACAGGCGATCTGCGCCAAGTTCAAGCGCGAGAACGGGCTCGATTACGAGCCCGCGCAGATCAGCGTCTCCACCGGCGGCAAGCAGGTTCTCTACAATGCCTTCATGGCAACGCTGAACCCCGGCGACGAGGTGATCATCCCGGCGCCCTACTGGGTGAGCTATCCCGACATGGTGCTGCTCGGGCAGGGTACGCCGGTGATCGTCGAGGGCAAGCCCGAGCTCGGTTACAAGATCACGCCCGAGATGCTGGAAGCGGCGATCACGCCGAAAACCAAGTGGTTCCTGTTCAACTCGCCGTCGAACCCCACCGGCGCCGGCTATTCCCGCGCCGAGCTGAAAGCGCTGACCGATGTGCTGATGCGGCACCCGCATGTCTGGGTGATGACCGACGACATGTACGAGCATCTGGCCTATGACGGGTTCGAATTCTGCACCCCCGCGCAGGTGGAGCCGGCGCTCTACGACCGCACGCTGACCTGCAACGGCGTCTCCAAGGCCTATGCCATGACCGGCTGGCGCATCGGCTATGCCGGCGGGCCGAAGGAGCTTATCGCGGCGATGCGCAAGATCCAGTCGCAATCGACCACCAACCCCTGCTCGATCAGCCAGTGGGCGGCGGTCGAGGCGCTGACCCGGCCGCAGGACTTCCTCGTTGAATGGGTCGAGGTCTTCAAACGCCGCCGCAATCTGGTGGTTTCGGCGCTGAACGCCATCGAGGGGATCGAGTGCCCGACCCCGGAGGGCGCGTTCTACGTCTACCCGTCGATCGCCGGGCTGCTGGGCAAGACTTCGGCCGGCGGCACGCTCATCGAGAATGACGAGACCTTCGCCAGGGCGCTGCTCGAAGAGGCGGGTGTCGCGGTGGTGTTCGGCGCGGCCTTTGGCCTCTCGCCCAATTTCCGCATCTCCTACGCGACCTCCGACGCGGCGCTGGAAGAGGCCTGCAACCGCATCGCGGCCTTCTGCGAGGGGCTGGTATAA
- a CDS encoding urease accessory protein UreE, with product MTTLPTSHEILRKGLWDDAADTVRLSYEDRFLRRKVLKAASGQGFLVDLAHTESLDHGDAFRLTDGRAVAVEAAEEPLLAVTGADLPRIAWHIGNRHTPCQIEQGRLLIQRDHVIRDMLEKIGATVAEVDEPFTPEGGAYGHGRTHGHDHSHSHGPEAHSHDDGHGHSHSHAHSHGSHPHTHEH from the coding sequence ATGACCACGCTGCCCACCAGCCACGAAATCCTCCGCAAGGGCCTCTGGGACGATGCCGCCGACACCGTCCGGCTGAGCTATGAGGACCGGTTCCTGCGCCGCAAGGTGCTGAAGGCGGCGTCGGGGCAGGGGTTTCTGGTCGATCTCGCCCATACCGAAAGCCTCGATCATGGCGATGCGTTCCGGCTCACCGACGGGCGCGCCGTGGCGGTGGAGGCGGCGGAGGAGCCGCTGCTGGCGGTGACCGGCGCCGATCTGCCGCGCATCGCCTGGCATATCGGCAACCGCCACACCCCCTGCCAGATCGAACAGGGCCGGCTGCTGATCCAGCGCGACCATGTGATCCGCGACATGCTGGAAAAGATCGGCGCCACGGTGGCGGAGGTCGACGAGCCCTTTACCCCCGAGGGCGGCGCCTATGGCCATGGCCGCACCCACGGGCACGACCATTCGCACAGCCACGGGCCCGAGGCGCATAGCCACGACGACGGCCACGGGCACAGCCACAGCCATGCCCATAGCCACGGATCGCACCCGCATACGCATGAGCACTGA
- a CDS encoding DUF1194 domain-containing protein, whose protein sequence is MVRAAALRLAALAVVALTLLPGAARAEGCRLALLLALDVSSSVDDSEYRLQKQGLAAALSDPDVKRSILEGEGHVALSVYEWSGRRQSTLLLDWILLSDEDALNQAVGTILAAPRSYNRFPTAMGYALGYGAGLLEQAPPCGRKVIDVSGDGITNDGFRPQQAYAHFPFQGVVVNGLAVLGSDPRVVDYFRGEVAHGPGAFVEVAEGYEDFRRAMTLKLFRELNDMIVGVLRP, encoded by the coding sequence TTGGTAAGGGCCGCCGCCCTCCGGCTCGCGGCGCTGGCCGTTGTGGCGCTGACGCTTCTTCCGGGCGCGGCGCGGGCCGAGGGCTGCCGGCTGGCGCTGCTGCTGGCGCTCGATGTGTCGTCCTCGGTGGATGACAGCGAATACCGGCTGCAAAAACAGGGGCTGGCGGCGGCGCTGTCGGACCCGGACGTCAAGCGCTCGATCCTCGAAGGCGAGGGGCATGTCGCGCTGTCGGTCTATGAATGGAGCGGTCGGCGGCAGTCGACGCTGCTGCTCGACTGGATCCTGCTCTCCGATGAGGATGCGCTGAACCAGGCGGTGGGCACGATCCTTGCCGCGCCACGCAGCTACAACCGGTTTCCCACCGCGATGGGCTATGCGCTGGGCTACGGGGCCGGGTTGCTGGAGCAGGCGCCGCCCTGCGGGCGCAAGGTGATCGACGTCTCCGGCGACGGCATCACCAATGACGGGTTCCGCCCGCAGCAGGCTTATGCACATTTCCCCTTTCAGGGCGTGGTGGTGAACGGGCTGGCGGTGCTGGGGTCCGATCCGCGCGTGGTGGACTATTTTCGCGGAGAGGTGGCGCATGGCCCGGGCGCCTTTGTCGAGGTGGCCGAGGGCTATGAGGATTTTCGCCGCGCGATGACTCTGAAATTGTTCCGCGAACTCAATGACATGATCGTGGGTGTGCTACGGCCTTGA
- the ureC gene encoding urease subunit alpha: MPATISRADYAAMFGPTTGDRLRLADTDLIIEVERDLTAELVGAAGGGNGPVYGEEVKFGGGKVIRDGMGQSQTTRADGAVDTVITNALIVDHSGIYKADVGLRDGRIHKIGKAGNPDTQPGVNIVVGPGTEVIAGEGRILTAGGMDSHIHFICPQQIEDALHSGLTTMLGGGTGPAHGTLATTCTPGAWHIGRMMQAADAFPMNLAFAGKGNASLPLALAEQIKAGACCLKLHEDWGTTPGAIDTCLSVADDMDVQVMIHTDTLNESGFVENTVAAMKGRTIHAFHTEGAGGGHAPDIIKICGEEFVLPSSTNPTRPYTGNTLEEHLDMLMVCHHLDKSIPEDVAFAESRIRRETIAAEDILHDMGAFSIIASDSQAMGRVGEVIIRTWQTADKMKKQRGKLAEETGDNDNFRVRRYVAKYTINPAIAHGISQHIGSVEEGKRADLVLWNPAFFGVKPEMVLMGGTIVCAQMGDPNASIPTPQPVYSRPMFGAYGRSVENSAVIFVSEAAQAEGIGETLGIAKQTLAVRNTRGIGKKDLVLNDATPEIEVHPETYEVRADGELLTCEPATELPMAQRYFLF, translated from the coding sequence ATGCCAGCCACGATCTCACGCGCCGATTATGCCGCCATGTTCGGTCCCACCACCGGGGACAGGCTGCGGCTCGCTGATACCGATCTGATCATCGAGGTCGAACGCGACCTGACCGCCGAGCTGGTGGGCGCCGCCGGTGGCGGTAACGGGCCGGTCTATGGCGAGGAGGTGAAGTTCGGCGGCGGCAAGGTGATCCGCGACGGCATGGGCCAGTCGCAGACCACCCGCGCAGACGGCGCCGTCGATACGGTGATCACCAATGCGCTGATCGTCGACCATAGCGGCATCTACAAGGCCGATGTCGGCCTGCGCGACGGGCGCATCCACAAGATCGGCAAGGCCGGCAACCCCGACACCCAGCCCGGCGTGAACATCGTCGTCGGTCCGGGCACCGAGGTCATCGCGGGCGAGGGGCGCATCCTCACCGCCGGCGGCATGGACAGCCATATCCACTTCATCTGCCCGCAGCAGATCGAGGACGCGCTGCATTCCGGCCTCACCACCATGCTGGGCGGCGGCACCGGCCCCGCGCATGGCACGCTGGCCACCACCTGCACGCCGGGCGCCTGGCATATCGGGCGGATGATGCAGGCCGCCGATGCCTTCCCGATGAACCTCGCCTTTGCCGGCAAGGGCAACGCCTCGCTGCCGCTGGCACTGGCCGAGCAGATCAAGGCCGGCGCCTGCTGTCTCAAGCTGCACGAGGACTGGGGCACCACCCCCGGCGCCATCGACACCTGCCTGAGCGTCGCCGACGACATGGACGTGCAGGTGATGATCCACACCGACACGCTCAACGAGAGCGGATTTGTCGAGAACACCGTCGCCGCCATGAAGGGCCGTACCATTCACGCCTTCCACACCGAAGGCGCCGGCGGCGGCCATGCGCCCGACATCATCAAGATCTGCGGTGAGGAGTTCGTCCTGCCCAGCTCCACCAACCCGACGCGGCCCTATACCGGCAACACGCTGGAAGAGCATCTCGACATGCTCATGGTCTGCCACCATCTCGACAAGTCGATCCCCGAGGATGTGGCCTTTGCCGAAAGCCGCATCCGGCGCGAGACCATCGCCGCCGAGGACATCCTGCACGACATGGGCGCGTTTTCGATCATCGCGTCGGACAGCCAGGCCATGGGCCGGGTGGGCGAGGTGATCATCCGCACCTGGCAGACCGCTGACAAGATGAAGAAGCAGCGCGGCAAGCTCGCCGAGGAGACCGGCGACAACGACAATTTCCGTGTCCGCCGCTATGTGGCGAAATACACCATCAACCCGGCCATCGCCCATGGCATCAGCCAGCACATCGGCTCTGTCGAAGAGGGCAAGCGCGCCGATCTGGTGCTGTGGAACCCGGCGTTTTTCGGAGTGAAGCCGGAAATGGTGCTGATGGGCGGCACCATCGTCTGTGCGCAGATGGGCGACCCCAACGCCTCGATCCCGACGCCGCAGCCGGTCTATTCGCGCCCCATGTTCGGCGCCTATGGCCGTTCGGTCGAAAACTCGGCGGTGATCTTCGTCTCCGAGGCGGCGCAGGCCGAGGGTATCGGCGAGACGCTGGGCATCGCCAAGCAGACGCTTGCGGTGCGCAATACCCGCGGCATCGGCAAGAAGGATCTGGTCCTGAACGACGCCACGCCGGAGATCGAGGTGCATCCCGAGACCTACGAGGTGCGCGCCGATGGCGAGCTGCTGACCTGCGAGCCGGCGACTGAGCTGCCGATGGCGCAGCGCTATTTCCTGTTCTGA
- the thyX gene encoding FAD-dependent thymidylate synthase has translation MPLSPEQQAEIDAQRAAPQPTLRAVSEGMEAHLYTAQPVLDHGFVRVVDYMGDDAAICQAARVSYGKGTKSVSNDEGLIRYLMRHWHSTPFEMCEVKLHVKLPIFVARQWIRHRTANVNEYSARYSILDREFYVPAPEHLAAQSEVNNQGRGAALSGEEAERVLRYLRDDAMRSYDHYEEMISTEGQQGLARELARMNLPANIYTQWYWKVDLHNLLHFLRLRADAHAQYEIRVYADAICEMVKDWVPFAYRAFEDYRMGGAQLSRSALDCVRRMLKGEEVTQESSGMSKGEWREFKAVLDGEA, from the coding sequence ATGCCGCTCAGCCCCGAACAGCAGGCCGAAATCGACGCGCAGCGCGCCGCTCCGCAGCCGACCCTGCGCGCCGTGTCCGAGGGCATGGAGGCGCATCTCTATACCGCTCAGCCGGTGCTCGACCACGGCTTTGTGCGGGTGGTCGATTACATGGGCGACGACGCGGCGATCTGTCAGGCGGCGCGGGTTTCCTATGGCAAGGGCACCAAATCGGTCAGCAATGACGAGGGGCTGATCCGCTACCTGATGCGGCACTGGCACTCGACCCCGTTCGAGATGTGCGAGGTCAAGCTGCATGTGAAGCTGCCGATCTTTGTGGCGCGGCAGTGGATCCGTCACCGCACCGCCAATGTGAACGAATATTCCGCCCGCTATTCGATCCTCGATCGGGAATTCTATGTCCCCGCGCCCGAGCATCTGGCGGCGCAGTCCGAGGTCAACAACCAGGGCCGGGGCGCCGCGCTTTCGGGCGAAGAGGCCGAGCGCGTGCTGCGCTACCTGCGCGACGACGCGATGCGCAGCTACGACCATTACGAAGAGATGATCTCGACCGAGGGCCAGCAGGGGCTCGCGCGCGAGCTGGCGCGGATGAACCTGCCGGCGAATATCTACACCCAGTGGTACTGGAAGGTGGATCTGCACAACCTGCTGCATTTCCTGCGCCTGCGCGCCGATGCCCATGCGCAATACGAGATCCGCGTCTATGCGGATGCGATCTGCGAGATGGTCAAGGACTGGGTGCCCTTTGCCTATCGCGCCTTCGAGGATTACCGCATGGGCGGCGCGCAGCTCTCGCGCAGCGCGCTCGACTGTGTGCGCCGGATGCTCAAGGGCGAAGAGGTCACGCAGGAAAGCTCCGGCATGTCCAAGGGCGAGTGGCGCGAGTTCAAGGCGGTGCTCGACGGCGAGGCCTGA
- a CDS encoding MarR family winged helix-turn-helix transcriptional regulator, whose translation MSIHASMGNRPLSGYMAGYLETLSLVERLHRLLLDVIKDEFERTGVIEINAVQALLLYNIGDNEVTAGELKSRGYYQGSNVSYNLKKLVEMGYMHHQRCEIDRRSVRVRLTAQGREVRDMVQSLFERHSEGLEGRNMIDLDGLDVINTSLRRLERFWTDQIRYIY comes from the coding sequence ATGAGCATTCATGCCTCCATGGGAAACAGGCCGCTCAGCGGCTACATGGCCGGGTACCTTGAAACGCTGTCCCTGGTCGAGCGGCTGCACCGGCTGCTGCTCGACGTGATCAAGGACGAGTTCGAGCGCACCGGGGTTATCGAGATCAACGCGGTGCAGGCGCTGCTCCTCTACAATATCGGCGATAACGAGGTGACGGCGGGCGAGTTGAAATCGCGCGGCTACTATCAGGGCAGCAATGTCAGCTACAATCTCAAGAAGCTGGTCGAGATGGGCTATATGCACCACCAGCGCTGCGAGATTGACCGACGCTCGGTACGGGTGCGGCTGACCGCTCAGGGGCGCGAGGTGCGCGACATGGTGCAATCGCTGTTCGAACGCCACTCCGAGGGCCTGGAAGGGCGCAACATGATCGATCTCGACGGGCTCGATGTCATCAACACCTCGCTGCGCCGGCTCGAACGGTTCTGGACCGATCAGATCAGATATATCTACTGA